A region from the Populus trichocarpa isolate Nisqually-1 chromosome 18, P.trichocarpa_v4.1, whole genome shotgun sequence genome encodes:
- the LOC112325462 gene encoding uncharacterized protein LOC112325462 isoform X2 → MNPEPLIKMLRQNDPVSHHVDRSFGEYVEKMDDGRMRCKFCRHLFGNGTSISRIKLHLAGVTGRGVKICGQVPQDVQDAALPAIDGRPGRKRKTVAGSRNNEVQRRNWIKIISGWTLLMTNLILEFASAVFDQLGYAPIGMVLAFVALLLATAELIYMARKEIMDLLPCFHRPSTSTSAP, encoded by the exons ATGAATCCAg AGCCACTGATCAAAATGCTTCGACAGAATGATCCAGTTTCGCATCATGTTGACAGATCTTTTGGGGAATATGTTGAAAAGATGGATGATGGTCGCATGAGGTGTAAGTTTTGTAGGCATTTATTTGGCAACGGTACTTCCATTTCGAGGATCAAATTGCATTTAGCAGGAGTGACAGGCCGTGGTGTTAAAATTTGTGGACAAGTGCCTCAAGATGTCCAAGACGCAGCCCTTCCAGCAATTGATGGCCGTCCAGGAAGAAAACGTAAAACTGTAGCAGGCTCAAGAAATAACGAG GTCcaaagaagaaattggataaaaataatatcaggATGGACTTTGCTGATGACAAACTTAATTCTAGAGTTTGCATCTGCAGTTTTTGACCAGCTGGGTTATGCACCAATTGGCATGGTGTTGGCATTTGTAGCTTTGCTTCTTGCTACTGCTGAACTCATTTACATGGCACGAAAGGAAATAATGGACCTGTTGCCCTGTTTCCATCGCCCATCGACCAGTACTTCCGCACCTTGA
- the LOC112325462 gene encoding uncharacterized protein LOC112325462 isoform X1, with protein MLMEDDTENGTGGVVQPEPLIKMLRQNDPVSHHVDRSFGEYVEKMDDGRMRCKFCRHLFGNGTSISRIKLHLAGVTGRGVKICGQVPQDVQDAALPAIDGRPGRKRKTVAGSRNNEVQRRNWIKIISGWTLLMTNLILEFASAVFDQLGYAPIGMVLAFVALLLATAELIYMARKEIMDLLPCFHRPSTSTSAP; from the exons AGCCACTGATCAAAATGCTTCGACAGAATGATCCAGTTTCGCATCATGTTGACAGATCTTTTGGGGAATATGTTGAAAAGATGGATGATGGTCGCATGAGGTGTAAGTTTTGTAGGCATTTATTTGGCAACGGTACTTCCATTTCGAGGATCAAATTGCATTTAGCAGGAGTGACAGGCCGTGGTGTTAAAATTTGTGGACAAGTGCCTCAAGATGTCCAAGACGCAGCCCTTCCAGCAATTGATGGCCGTCCAGGAAGAAAACGTAAAACTGTAGCAGGCTCAAGAAATAACGAG GTCcaaagaagaaattggataaaaataatatcaggATGGACTTTGCTGATGACAAACTTAATTCTAGAGTTTGCATCTGCAGTTTTTGACCAGCTGGGTTATGCACCAATTGGCATGGTGTTGGCATTTGTAGCTTTGCTTCTTGCTACTGCTGAACTCATTTACATGGCACGAAAGGAAATAATGGACCTGTTGCCCTGTTTCCATCGCCCATCGACCAGTACTTCCGCACCTTGA
- the LOC18107927 gene encoding disease resistance protein At4g27190, translated as MDDVQNIVREKTEPVATMLEQSYAIFNKLAGDDGRIQVGVQAMEQGEGFIQHVDRNVSPERATLMENSSGRLVQSGTSASSTKLVGRAFEQNMKVIRSWLMDDEISTIGIYGMGGVGKTTLLQHIRNELLERQDISRSVYWVNVPQGFKIEELQDLIAKYLHLDLSSKDNDLSRAVKLAKELAKKQKWILILDDLWNFFEPQEIGIPIPLEGSKLIMTTRSEIVCRQMNSQNNIRVDALSDEESWTLFTERLGQDIPLSPEVERIVVDVARECAGLPLGIVTLAESLKGVNDLHEWRTTLKRLKESNFWDMEDQIFQILRLSYDCLDDSAQQCFVYCALFDEHHKIERGVLIDYFIEEGIIKEMSRQAALDKGHSILDRLENVSLLERIDGGIAVKMHDLLRDMAIQILDEYSLVMG; from the exons ATGGATGATGTGCAGAACATAGTTAGAGAGAAAACAGAACCAGTAGCTACTATGTTGGAGCAAAGCTAtgcaatatttaataaattggCAGGTGATGATGGAAGGATACAAGTGGGAGTTCAGGCCATGGAACAAG GTGAAGGATTTATTCAGCATGTTGACAGAAATGTCTCCCCAG AACGAGCTACATTAATGGAGAACAGTAGTGGAAGATTAGTGCAGTCCGGCACAAGTGCCAGCTCTACAAAGCTAGTGGGTCGAGCATTTGAACAGAATATGAAGGTGATACGGTCTTGGTTAATGGATGATGAAATCTCAACCATTGGCATTTACGGAATGGGGGGAGTTGGTAAAACAACATTGCTGCAACATATCCGCAATGAGCTTCTAGAAAGACAAGATATTTCTCGTAGTGTTTACTGGGTGAATGTGCCTCAAGGTTTCAAGATTGAAGAATTGCAAGATCTTATTGCTAAATATCTTCATTTAGATCTTTCAAGCAAAGATAATGATCTGTCTAGAGCTGTCAAACTGGCTAAAGAACTAgcgaagaaacaaaaatggattctcattttagatgatttgtggaacTTTTTTGAGCCACAAGAAATAGGGATTCCTATCCCATTGGAAGGATCCAAGCTCATTATGACAACTCGATCAGAAATTGTTTGTCGTCAGATGAATAGCCAAAACAATATAAGAGTGGATGCTCTTTCTGATGAAGAATCCTGGACCTTGTTCACGGAGAGGCTTGGACAAGACATACCACTTTCTCCAGAAGTGGAACGAATTGTTGTAGATGTTGCAAGGGAATGTGCTGGTTTGCCTTTGGGAATTGTTACATTAGCAGAAAGTTTGAAGGGAGTGAATGACCTACATGAGTGGAGGACTACATTGAAGAgattaaaagaatcaaatttttGGGACATGGAAGATCAGATATTCCAGATATTAAGATTGAGTTATGATTGTTTAGATGATTCAGCACAACAATGTTTTGTATATTGTGCATTATTTGATGAACATCATAAGATTGAAAGGGGGGTGTTGATAGATTATTTCATCGAGGAGGggataattaaagaaatgagCAGGCAAGCAGCACTTGACAAGGGCCACTCAATTCTTGATAGACTAGAAAATGTTAGCTTATTGGAAAGAATTGATGGTGGTATTGCtgtcaagatgcatgacttgCTTAGGGACATGGCCATCCAAATACTGGATGAGTACTCTCTAGTCATG ggctaa